A single window of Psychromonas ingrahamii 37 DNA harbors:
- the truD gene encoding tRNA pseudouridine(13) synthase TruD encodes MTEEEKQVFNLDFNYLYGAPQSEGIFKQSCEDFNVEENLGFELTGEGEHVCLWVQKVGENTAYLARELAKFAAIPAKNVSYAGLKDRNADTKQWFSLHIPGKITPDFSTFESPGVTILNVVRHNKKIKIGALAGNTFAIVIREISDKSAMEKALLQVQGGVPNYYGSQRFGFDGHNVNAALLMFRGRKIKDRFKRGMYLSAARSYLFNQVVSARVKDDLYDKPILGDCVQFVANRSFFPLTELDKQTKQRLKSREVCLTAPLWGAGELTSLDDAKQYESELLTPYQEIQAGLAKNGLKQERRPLLLVPEKFSSIWLDNKTVRVEFYLPSGCYATSVLRELIKAS; translated from the coding sequence ATGACAGAAGAAGAAAAACAAGTATTTAACTTAGATTTTAATTATCTGTATGGCGCGCCACAAAGTGAAGGTATATTTAAACAGTCATGTGAAGACTTTAACGTTGAGGAAAACCTTGGGTTTGAGTTAACGGGTGAGGGGGAACATGTTTGCTTATGGGTGCAAAAAGTGGGTGAAAATACGGCCTATCTAGCCAGGGAATTAGCCAAGTTTGCTGCTATTCCAGCTAAAAATGTCAGCTACGCAGGACTTAAAGATCGAAATGCTGATACTAAACAGTGGTTTTCATTACATATTCCCGGAAAGATAACACCTGATTTTAGTACCTTTGAATCGCCCGGTGTGACTATCCTTAATGTTGTTCGCCATAATAAAAAGATTAAAATAGGGGCATTAGCGGGTAATACTTTTGCCATTGTTATACGTGAAATTAGTGATAAAAGTGCAATGGAAAAAGCACTATTGCAGGTTCAAGGGGGTGTGCCAAATTATTATGGATCACAGCGTTTTGGTTTTGATGGACACAATGTTAATGCAGCATTATTAATGTTCCGGGGCCGTAAAATTAAAGATCGTTTTAAACGCGGTATGTATTTAAGTGCTGCGCGCAGTTACTTGTTTAATCAGGTTGTGTCAGCACGTGTTAAAGATGATTTATATGATAAACCGATCCTCGGAGATTGTGTGCAGTTTGTGGCTAACCGTTCATTTTTCCCGCTAACGGAACTTGACAAGCAGACCAAGCAGCGGTTAAAAAGCCGCGAAGTTTGTTTGACAGCCCCTTTGTGGGGAGCGGGCGAATTGACTTCATTAGATGATGCAAAACAATATGAAAGTGAACTGTTAACCCCCTATCAGGAGATTCAAGCGGGGCTGGCTAAAAATGGCTTAAAGCAGGAGCGTCGTCCGCTATTATTAGTACCTGAAAAATTTTCATCAATCTGGCTGGATAATAAAACGGTCAGAGTTGAGTTTTATTTACCTTCTGGTTGTTACGCAACCAGTGTGTTGCGTGAATTAATAAAGGCAAGCTGA
- the surE gene encoding 5'/3'-nucleotidase SurE yields MMTLLISNDDGVYAPGLNALYHALKDLADVKVVAPDRNHSGASNALTLENPLRLQYLDNGFIAVSGTPTDCVHLALNKICITVPKLVVSGINHGANMGDDVLYSGTVAAAMEGRFLGLPAIAISLAGQTHFESAAFYAKQLVGKLLASPLSTDQVLNVNVPDLPLAQIKGIKITRLGKRHKAEMIEKSVDPRGKEIFWVGPPGKIAEAGDGTDFHAIENGYVSITPLKIDLTATEQLSDLTKWLDK; encoded by the coding sequence CTGATGACCCTATTAATAAGTAATGATGATGGTGTTTATGCGCCTGGTTTAAACGCGTTATATCATGCATTAAAAGATCTGGCGGATGTGAAAGTGGTCGCGCCTGACCGAAATCACAGTGGTGCGAGTAACGCACTAACATTAGAAAATCCATTACGTCTGCAGTATTTAGACAACGGTTTTATAGCGGTAAGTGGTACGCCGACGGATTGTGTGCATTTAGCGCTTAACAAAATCTGTATAACAGTGCCTAAATTAGTTGTGTCCGGGATTAATCATGGTGCAAATATGGGCGATGATGTGCTCTATTCGGGGACAGTTGCAGCAGCAATGGAGGGGCGATTTCTAGGTCTGCCTGCTATTGCTATTTCTTTGGCGGGTCAAACGCATTTTGAGAGTGCTGCTTTTTATGCAAAACAGCTGGTTGGCAAGTTATTAGCATCACCTTTATCAACAGATCAAGTGCTTAATGTGAATGTGCCTGATCTCCCTTTAGCGCAGATTAAAGGCATTAAAATAACCCGCTTAGGGAAACGCCACAAAGCGGAAATGATTGAAAAAAGTGTTGACCCCAGAGGAAAAGAAATCTTTTGGGTTGGTCCTCCCGGGAAGATTGCGGAAGCAGGTGACGGGACTGATTTCCATGCTATTGAAAATGGATATGTCTCAATCACTCCCCTTAAGATTGATTTAACCGCGACTGAGCAGTTATCCGACCTGACAAAATGGTTAGACAAGTGA
- a CDS encoding peptidoglycan DD-metalloendopeptidase family protein — protein sequence MRILAFLLVTLGLSGCSSSYGPVPVSDVTGSTRYQTVKQQTSGITAKSYQVQKGDTLFSISWRANINVNDLANYNQLSAPYLIKEGQTLHLSAAKKRNTISVKKPAVKRKPPPIKDKKISNTDQVYSKESQPAIVQKNPITYSSSTRKTDVKITKPKKLNVKISHWQWPAKGKLTKTFASSETGMKGLSLSNQRGTPIYTAASGEVVYAGAGLRGFGNLIIIKHNDDYLSAYAHNEQLLISEKQQVKAGQKIATMGDSGTDSVKLHFEIRYQGKSIDPMRYLPKR from the coding sequence GTGAGAATTTTAGCTTTTCTGTTAGTCACTTTAGGTTTAAGTGGTTGCTCATCTTCATATGGCCCTGTTCCTGTTTCCGATGTAACGGGGAGCACTCGCTATCAAACCGTTAAGCAGCAAACATCGGGAATAACTGCTAAAAGTTATCAAGTGCAAAAAGGTGATACTTTATTTTCTATTTCCTGGCGGGCGAATATTAATGTTAATGATTTGGCGAACTACAATCAATTATCTGCACCCTATCTTATTAAGGAAGGACAAACTTTACATTTAAGCGCAGCCAAGAAGAGAAATACCATTTCTGTTAAAAAGCCAGCAGTAAAAAGAAAGCCTCCCCCAATAAAAGACAAAAAAATATCAAACACAGATCAAGTTTATAGCAAAGAAAGTCAACCTGCTATTGTACAAAAAAATCCAATCACCTATTCTTCCTCTACGAGAAAAACCGATGTAAAAATAACTAAGCCTAAAAAATTAAATGTTAAAATAAGCCATTGGCAATGGCCCGCAAAAGGAAAATTGACAAAAACTTTTGCTTCCTCTGAAACAGGAATGAAAGGGCTCAGTCTCTCAAATCAGCGTGGAACGCCTATCTACACGGCAGCGTCCGGTGAGGTTGTTTACGCAGGTGCGGGTCTTCGTGGTTTTGGTAATTTAATTATCATCAAACATAATGATGATTATTTAAGTGCTTATGCACATAATGAGCAGCTACTAATAAGCGAAAAACAACAGGTAAAAGCAGGCCAAAAAATAGCAACAATGGGTGATAGTGGTACAGATAGTGTGAAACTGCACTTTGAAATCCGTTATCAAGGAAAGTCTATCGATCCCATGCGTTATTTACCTAAACGCTAA
- the rpoS gene encoding RNA polymerase sigma factor RpoS → MIKDLKLESKKSLPFDLDENADTDTDTIDDEDFSAAKIAVANEVKSMDATQLYLGEIGFSPLLTAEEEVYYARRLLRGDQVSRKRMIESNLRLVVKISRRYNNRGLSLLDLVEEGNLGLIRAVEKFDPEKGFRFSTYATWWIRQTIERAIMNQTRTIRLPIHIVKKLNVYLRTARELTHTLTHEPTAEEIAEVLGVSAKEVSKILKLNERISSVDIPIGNNSDKELLDIIPDRKEASPENELQEADMKLRIVKWLEDLNPKQREVLARRFGLLGYEAATLENVGKEIGLTRERVRQIQVEALKYLRDVLSEQGLSIESLFQV, encoded by the coding sequence ATGATTAAGGATTTAAAATTAGAGAGCAAAAAAAGTCTCCCTTTTGATCTGGATGAAAATGCAGATACAGATACAGATACAATTGATGATGAAGATTTTAGTGCCGCTAAGATAGCTGTTGCTAATGAAGTAAAAAGCATGGATGCAACTCAACTTTATTTAGGTGAAATTGGTTTCTCGCCACTATTAACAGCAGAAGAAGAAGTTTATTACGCCCGGCGTTTACTGCGCGGTGATCAAGTATCACGTAAACGCATGATAGAAAGTAATTTACGCCTGGTAGTGAAAATTTCCCGTCGTTATAATAATCGTGGATTATCATTATTAGATTTAGTTGAAGAGGGTAACCTAGGGCTTATTCGGGCTGTTGAAAAATTTGATCCGGAAAAAGGCTTTCGCTTTTCAACCTATGCAACCTGGTGGATACGTCAAACGATTGAACGCGCGATAATGAATCAAACCCGTACTATTCGTTTGCCTATCCACATAGTAAAAAAATTAAATGTGTATTTACGAACTGCCCGTGAATTAACACACACGCTTACTCACGAACCAACGGCTGAAGAGATCGCCGAAGTTTTGGGAGTCTCCGCGAAAGAAGTCTCTAAGATTTTAAAACTTAATGAGCGTATTAGTTCCGTTGATATCCCCATAGGAAATAATTCTGATAAAGAATTATTGGATATTATTCCAGATCGAAAAGAGGCTTCACCGGAAAATGAACTGCAAGAGGCTGATATGAAACTGCGTATTGTTAAGTGGTTAGAAGACCTTAATCCTAAACAGCGTGAAGTATTAGCAAGACGATTTGGTTTGTTAGGTTATGAAGCTGCAACACTTGAAAATGTGGGGAAAGAGATCGGTCTGACACGCGAACGTGTGCGGCAGATACAAGTTGAAGCGCTAAAATATTTACGTGATGTACTCTCTGAGCAGGGTTTATCAATCGAATCATTGTTTCAAGTTTAG
- a CDS encoding DUF3545 family protein, with amino-acid sequence MQYSKTDTDIFADDALFFTAKKKIPKVRKWREIEAIKEQQKLSKELLDMGLDLDFSLSEWAQLRL; translated from the coding sequence ATGCAATACAGCAAGACTGATACTGATATTTTTGCCGATGATGCTCTTTTTTTTACGGCAAAGAAAAAAATTCCAAAGGTGCGAAAATGGCGTGAAATTGAAGCCATTAAAGAACAGCAAAAGTTATCAAAAGAGTTACTTGATATGGGTTTAGACCTTGATTTTTCATTAAGCGAATGGGCTCAACTTAGATTATAA
- a CDS encoding GspH/FimT family pseudopilin → MEIKHNNNRGFTFIELLASLTVIMILVAAGISNYGALFAQQTLIQKTEHLYHFLRLAQTQAIKGNRQIYVHFCQATNSNSWKMAMSNSPVADSCSLNGHNKVEQLADGKKLFAATNFGSNQASYQPMRFDTNLGNVTLSNSNGDSLKVIQSRIRLRICSPDSARLGYEQC, encoded by the coding sequence ATGGAAATTAAACATAACAATAATCGTGGCTTTACATTCATTGAGTTATTGGCTTCTCTAACGGTAATCATGATTCTGGTAGCAGCTGGCATCAGTAATTACGGGGCTCTCTTTGCACAGCAGACTTTAATACAAAAAACTGAACATCTTTATCACTTTTTGCGTTTAGCGCAGACTCAGGCTATTAAAGGTAATCGACAGATTTATGTACATTTTTGCCAGGCCACAAATTCTAATAGTTGGAAAATGGCGATGTCAAATAGTCCTGTCGCTGATTCATGTTCGTTAAACGGTCATAATAAAGTGGAACAGTTAGCCGACGGTAAAAAGCTGTTTGCTGCGACAAATTTTGGCAGTAACCAAGCCTCCTACCAGCCGATGCGATTTGACACTAATCTCGGTAATGTGACCTTGAGTAATAGTAACGGGGACTCATTAAAAGTGATCCAGTCAAGAATACGTTTAAGAATATGTTCTCCGGACAGCGCTCGATTAGGATATGAACAATGTTAA
- a CDS encoding prepilin-type N-terminal cleavage/methylation domain-containing protein → MLTKNRGYSLIELMLALLLGSVLLSMVIGLYVTGVSSGAKSLKYSRLRTDLQSIMLIMETDIRRAGYGGSDFLVGSGDTKMVDTFTSDTLKCIVYSYNHDSATAITDTNRMGFKFLPAENEIKFGSGVDPLAAHCDSTGYWEGLSDNNFITITDLTFTESVVSSASASIRSVEIHLSGELAADSDYKYAINTTVQVRNLEL, encoded by the coding sequence ATGTTAACTAAAAACAGAGGATATTCATTAATTGAACTGATGCTGGCGCTATTACTTGGCTCAGTACTGTTATCTATGGTGATTGGCCTGTATGTCACCGGTGTCTCTTCCGGTGCAAAAAGTTTAAAATATTCACGGTTACGTACTGATTTGCAGTCGATTATGTTAATTATGGAAACTGATATCAGGCGGGCAGGATACGGAGGCAGCGATTTTTTAGTGGGCAGTGGCGATACTAAAATGGTTGATACATTTACTAGCGATACATTAAAGTGCATCGTCTATTCTTACAATCATGACTCTGCCACCGCTATTACTGATACAAATCGAATGGGATTCAAATTTTTGCCTGCTGAGAATGAAATTAAATTTGGCAGTGGAGTTGATCCCCTTGCCGCTCATTGTGACTCAACAGGTTACTGGGAAGGACTTTCAGATAACAATTTTATAACAATAACCGATCTGACTTTTACTGAATCAGTTGTTTCCAGTGCATCGGCAAGCATACGTTCTGTTGAAATTCATCTGTCTGGCGAGCTGGCCGCCGATAGCGATTATAAATATGCCATTAACACTACGGTGCAAGTTCGAAATCTTGAACTCTAG
- a CDS encoding structural toxin protein RtxA: protein MYQLIFYVPVSHLGSVKSALFKAGAGRIGDYDCCAWQTLGDGQYRPLAASNAFIGTKNQMTKIAEYKVEMVCSAEIIQSALQALINSHPYEMPAYAVLEIKTVENFDFQSKQLVLNGC from the coding sequence ATGTATCAGTTGATTTTTTATGTACCAGTTTCACATCTAGGAAGCGTAAAAAGTGCCTTATTTAAAGCAGGGGCGGGGCGTATTGGGGATTATGATTGTTGTGCATGGCAAACTCTGGGAGATGGCCAATATCGTCCTCTTGCTGCGAGTAATGCTTTTATTGGTACAAAAAATCAAATGACAAAAATAGCCGAATATAAAGTTGAAATGGTCTGCTCAGCAGAGATAATTCAATCGGCTTTACAAGCATTAATAAACTCTCATCCCTATGAGATGCCCGCGTATGCCGTTCTGGAAATAAAAACAGTGGAAAATTTTGATTTTCAGTCTAAACAGCTTGTGCTTAATGGCTGTTGA
- a CDS encoding YcxB family protein: MLFQSEFVLNREHFEECFDQSLLLGGKATPKYKLMAFLVFAGSAIIVFADQQKTVGLFIISLSFVEYFSFRYRRAWWLMRQMWSKNSHNTITLTISERGVKTESLYNNNELLWNEIKHGVETPKGLMLYLKSGAKNYLSKSSLNKQAIAFIKLKVAQPVIKEQS; this comes from the coding sequence ATGTTATTTCAGTCAGAATTTGTGCTCAACCGTGAACATTTTGAAGAATGTTTTGATCAATCATTATTGTTAGGGGGAAAAGCGACGCCGAAATATAAATTGATGGCCTTTCTTGTTTTTGCAGGTAGCGCGATTATCGTATTTGCTGACCAACAAAAGACAGTGGGTTTGTTTATTATTTCTCTCTCTTTTGTTGAATATTTCAGTTTTCGTTACCGCCGTGCATGGTGGTTAATGAGACAGATGTGGAGCAAAAATTCTCATAATACCATTACCTTAACGATCAGCGAACGGGGTGTAAAAACAGAAAGTTTATATAATAACAATGAACTGCTCTGGAATGAGATTAAACACGGGGTTGAAACCCCAAAAGGGTTGATGCTGTATTTGAAAAGTGGGGCTAAAAATTACCTCTCAAAATCCAGCTTAAATAAACAAGCGATTGCATTTATCAAGTTGAAAGTTGCTCAGCCAGTAATAAAAGAGCAGTCATAA
- a CDS encoding cystathionine beta-lyase, which translates to MKKETQIVCLGRNKKWTKGVVNPPVVRASTMLFDTMEDMRFAGKNKNNGEMYYGRRGGPTHFAFQEAIAELEGGAGTALYPSGTAAISSALMSFLKAGDHLLMLDNAYEPTRALCDTLLAGFGIETTYYDPLIGAGISELIQPNTKVLFLESPGSITMEIQDVPTLSRIAHENNLIVMLDNTWASPINSRPFEMGVDISIQAATKYIVGHSDVMMGTATANTKYWPTLREHSYLLGQCTSPDDVYLASRGLRTLGVRMAQHEKNALAVANWLATRPEVDHLRHPAFETCPGHEFFKRDFSGSNGLFSFVLKEGNLKSVTALVENMDYFKMGFSWGGFESLILGVFGIDKIRTVTQWDKSKPLIRLHVGLENVDDLIADLEAGFERMNKALSK; encoded by the coding sequence ATGAAAAAAGAAACACAAATTGTATGTCTAGGACGTAATAAAAAATGGACAAAAGGGGTGGTTAATCCTCCGGTGGTGCGTGCTTCAACTATGTTGTTTGATACGATGGAAGATATGCGTTTTGCCGGCAAAAATAAAAACAATGGCGAAATGTATTATGGACGCCGTGGCGGACCGACTCACTTTGCTTTTCAAGAGGCTATTGCTGAACTTGAAGGTGGTGCTGGTACCGCCTTATATCCTTCCGGTACCGCTGCGATTAGCAGTGCATTAATGTCCTTTTTAAAAGCGGGCGATCATTTATTGATGCTTGATAACGCTTACGAACCTACCCGTGCTTTATGTGATACTTTACTGGCCGGATTTGGTATCGAAACGACTTATTATGACCCGTTAATTGGTGCGGGGATCAGTGAGCTAATACAGCCTAATACCAAAGTGTTATTTCTTGAATCACCAGGTTCCATCACCATGGAAATTCAAGATGTACCCACATTAAGCCGTATTGCCCATGAAAATAATCTGATAGTGATGTTAGATAATACTTGGGCTTCTCCTATCAATTCACGTCCCTTCGAAATGGGTGTTGATATCTCCATTCAAGCGGCGACTAAATATATCGTTGGGCATTCCGATGTTATGATGGGCACTGCCACGGCGAATACCAAGTATTGGCCAACGCTGCGAGAACACAGTTATTTATTGGGTCAATGTACTTCGCCTGACGATGTTTATTTAGCCAGTCGTGGATTACGTACGTTAGGTGTACGTATGGCGCAACATGAAAAAAATGCGCTTGCCGTCGCTAATTGGTTAGCAACTCGCCCTGAAGTTGATCACCTGCGTCATCCCGCTTTCGAAACCTGTCCGGGTCATGAGTTCTTTAAACGCGATTTTAGTGGTAGTAATGGTTTATTTTCATTTGTTTTAAAAGAGGGAAATTTAAAATCGGTGACTGCTTTAGTTGAGAATATGGATTATTTTAAAATGGGCTTTTCATGGGGCGGTTTTGAAAGTCTTATTCTGGGCGTCTTTGGTATTGATAAAATACGCACGGTAACACAGTGGGATAAAAGCAAGCCGCTGATCCGCCTGCATGTTGGTCTGGAAAATGTAGATGATCTGATTGCTGATTTAGAAGCCGGATTTGAACGAATGAATAAAGCCTTAAGTAAATAA
- a CDS encoding glucosaminidase domain-containing protein — MKKHFYRITCVLAFAITLIISGCSTQKKPLIIPKIKTPNPIVNIKQVPEGPLEISIVSLQELDKLFDKYQYSSENWENGKWELPRITFEKVTDNWQKNSQKLPVETKKSFFFRLMAPLILMANENILGEREIVKYDSLNSPELKKVALKYRLIKNKKNRITATMRNMLLNKVDILPPSLALAQAAEESGWGTSRFAKEGNAFFGQWDFSGNGMKPKRQRKALGNYGVARFDSPLASVEGYMLNINTNNAYKKLRRVRAQLRDKNQKITGLKLVGTLNKYSERGQAYTEGLRKMIRYNKLQFIDNSYLADNRLIHLISGQE; from the coding sequence ATGAAAAAACACTTTTATCGCATAACATGCGTATTAGCCTTCGCTATAACACTAATTATAAGTGGATGCTCAACACAAAAAAAGCCCCTGATAATACCCAAAATAAAAACACCAAATCCGATTGTTAACATAAAGCAAGTGCCTGAAGGACCTCTTGAAATCAGCATTGTGTCGTTGCAAGAATTGGATAAATTATTTGATAAATACCAGTACAGCAGTGAAAATTGGGAAAACGGCAAGTGGGAATTACCACGTATCACCTTTGAAAAAGTGACAGATAATTGGCAAAAAAATTCGCAAAAACTTCCTGTCGAAACTAAAAAATCATTCTTTTTCCGCCTGATGGCACCCCTTATTTTAATGGCCAACGAAAATATTCTTGGTGAGCGAGAAATAGTCAAATACGATTCTTTAAATTCACCTGAACTGAAAAAAGTGGCCCTTAAATATCGTCTTATAAAAAATAAAAAAAACCGAATAACCGCCACGATGCGTAATATGTTATTGAATAAAGTTGATATTTTACCGCCCTCCCTTGCACTTGCACAGGCAGCCGAGGAAAGTGGCTGGGGCACCTCCCGTTTCGCAAAAGAAGGTAATGCTTTTTTTGGTCAATGGGATTTCAGTGGTAACGGCATGAAACCTAAACGACAACGTAAGGCGCTGGGAAATTATGGCGTAGCGCGTTTTGATAGTCCGCTGGCATCCGTTGAAGGTTATATGCTTAATATCAATACCAATAACGCTTATAAGAAATTACGCAGGGTACGTGCACAACTGCGCGATAAGAATCAAAAAATAACCGGTCTTAAATTAGTAGGAACATTGAATAAATATTCTGAACGTGGCCAGGCATATACCGAGGGTTTACGTAAGATGATCCGTTATAACAAACTGCAATTCATTGATAATAGCTATTTAGCCGATAATAGATTAATTCATTTAATCAGCGGACAAGAGTGA
- a CDS encoding thymidine kinase, which translates to MAQLYFYHSTMNAGKSTSLLQSAYNYRERGMQCLVMTPSIDNRAGVGKVASRIGLECDAQLFSGEDNLAKMIEIAHRVEHQHCILIDEAQFLTKEQVKQLTWIVDKLSIPILCYGIKTDFQGELFTGSHYLLAWADKLVELKTICHCGRKANMVLRLDKQGKPITKGAQVEIGGNESYESVCRKHFRIFIWD; encoded by the coding sequence GTGGCGCAGCTCTATTTCTATCACTCAACCATGAATGCCGGTAAATCAACCTCTCTATTGCAATCCGCCTATAACTACCGGGAGCGTGGCATGCAGTGCTTGGTCATGACACCCAGCATTGATAATCGCGCCGGCGTGGGGAAAGTCGCCTCGAGAATTGGGCTGGAGTGTGATGCACAACTGTTTTCTGGTGAGGATAATTTAGCAAAAATGATAGAGATCGCCCATCGGGTAGAGCATCAGCATTGTATTCTAATTGATGAAGCACAATTTCTCACTAAAGAGCAGGTTAAACAGTTAACCTGGATCGTGGATAAGTTATCAATTCCTATTTTGTGTTACGGCATTAAAACCGATTTTCAAGGTGAATTATTTACCGGTAGCCACTATCTGCTGGCTTGGGCTGATAAATTGGTTGAGTTAAAAACCATCTGCCACTGTGGCCGTAAAGCTAATATGGTGTTACGACTGGATAAACAGGGTAAGCCAATCACCAAAGGAGCACAGGTTGAAATTGGCGGTAATGAAAGCTATGAATCCGTTTGCAGGAAACACTTTCGCATTTTTATATGGGATTAA
- a CDS encoding site-2 protease family protein, translating to MELLQLEHFGKTLRLEGSLAGWQELYWGDNLVSQLSATENLDAKSSHHFELHNNVPRAVEPEEQAQPAMQCQLAIDLTWQPFTIEYQLMIDGRIIDQGSRNSKDIEQQVPIKKPQIKKKFSTVGLLSLGLKLFKSAKLFKVILAGASLAAYSWFFSWQFALSLIACLVFHEYGHIRAMQYFSMKTKGIYLIPFFGGLAVSDDKINTRWQNVVISIMGPTFGLFLSIACLLLYWSTDITFFAGLAVFNSLLNLFNLLPILPLDGGHILKSISFSINSKLGLVACMLAAALGVFISYSLGLALLGFLLIIGSVEIIMEWRGRHQSHLLPLDRYGQIFSTVWYLLTVGILVAIIMYFADSPEEILALPMKILGS from the coding sequence GTGGAATTGCTACAACTTGAACATTTTGGAAAAACATTAAGGCTCGAGGGCTCCCTTGCCGGGTGGCAAGAGCTGTATTGGGGGGATAATTTAGTCTCGCAGTTAAGTGCAACAGAAAATCTAGACGCAAAATCGAGTCATCATTTTGAGCTGCATAATAACGTGCCTCGGGCAGTCGAGCCTGAAGAGCAGGCGCAACCGGCAATGCAATGTCAGCTCGCTATTGATTTAACTTGGCAGCCCTTTACTATTGAGTATCAGTTAATGATAGATGGTCGTATCATTGATCAAGGCAGCCGTAACAGTAAAGATATCGAGCAGCAAGTCCCGATAAAAAAGCCGCAGATTAAAAAGAAATTTAGCACTGTGGGACTGCTCTCATTGGGTCTTAAATTATTTAAAAGTGCCAAATTATTTAAAGTGATCCTTGCTGGTGCGAGCTTGGCCGCCTATAGCTGGTTTTTCTCCTGGCAATTTGCGCTGTCATTAATCGCTTGCCTGGTTTTTCATGAGTACGGCCATATTCGTGCTATGCAGTATTTTTCTATGAAAACCAAGGGTATTTACCTGATCCCTTTTTTTGGGGGACTGGCTGTTAGCGATGATAAAATTAATACACGCTGGCAAAATGTGGTTATTTCCATTATGGGGCCAACCTTTGGTTTATTCCTGTCGATTGCCTGTCTGCTGCTTTATTGGTCTACCGATATTACTTTTTTTGCCGGACTGGCTGTTTTTAACAGTCTTTTAAATCTTTTTAACTTGCTGCCAATTTTACCGCTGGATGGTGGGCATATTCTAAAAAGTATTAGCTTTTCAATCAATAGTAAGCTTGGATTAGTTGCTTGTATGCTAGCCGCTGCGCTGGGTGTATTCATCAGCTATAGTTTAGGATTAGCCTTATTAGGCTTTTTGCTAATAATTGGCAGTGTCGAAATTATTATGGAGTGGCGTGGTCGTCATCAAAGTCATCTGCTTCCACTGGATCGTTACGGGCAAATTTTTTCAACAGTGTGGTATCTGTTAACCGTTGGCATTTTGGTGGCTATTATTATGTATTTTGCAGATTCGCCTGAAGAGATCCTGGCATTACCAATGAAGATCTTAGGGAGTTAG